The following are encoded together in the Drosophila sechellia strain sech25 chromosome 3R, ASM438219v1, whole genome shotgun sequence genome:
- the LOC6621776 gene encoding protein apnoia, protein MAANQKIVFALVCLFLACDLVLGQQQAANSSDADSDVAESRTFGHHFLRRISFALVPGAFVVGVITTLLAALTVVSIKGLGVGVILLVLAIGQMLSRALPVQAAAAYAAAPVPVQAPVPVVYSHSHTQQPVWLEKEW, encoded by the exons atgGCCGCCAACCAGAAGATTGTGTTCGCCCTCGTCTGCCTCTTTTTGGCATGTGATTTGGTGCTAGGTCAGCAGCAGGCGGCCAACAGCTCGGATGCGGACTCGGATGTGGCGG AAAGCCGTACTTTTGGCCATCATTTCCTGCGGCGCATCAGCTTCGCCTTGGTGCCCGGCGCCTTCGTCGTGGGCGTGATCACCACCCTGCTGGCGGCCTTGACCGTCGTCTCCATCAAGGGACTGGGCGTGGGCGTCATCCTGCTGGTGCTGGCCATCGGACAAATGCTGTCCCGTGCTCTTCCCGTCCAGGCAGCCGCCGCCTATGCCGCAGCACCCGTTCCCGTCCAGGCACCCGTGCCGGTGGTCTACTCCCACTCGCACACCCAGCAGCCCGTCTGGTTGGAGAAGGAGTGGTAG
- the LOC6606555 gene encoding uncharacterized protein LOC6606555, whose amino-acid sequence MRANSTRSLSWHILLGLWLFLLLNVHTSLGQDAVPPSEDLNPSTGRSQSANSVSYFKASIPMRIYECLREFTMLHCTKLYVLQKMEERHQMPNSGNLTRDFVDQFFGDETHMGSLVGKKYHKMSEKELNQRLVVNFQRFFKHRDLKMHFLPGMLVKIVPSKDNKLKFSIKKAPKSRMGRSRRRETEEMDLNLMNIPSIGGGGANSGSVETYEPEAEGDSKQQGLLGGGGGVAGGEGGGGGILGKRKKKNSYKVTMMQVAVPMLIFPVVLLGSLLPFILPALKMATILSLVMNNGAFMAALLYAARTQFNTHEEQHISYS is encoded by the exons ATGCGAGCTAACTCGACGAGATCCTTATCCTGGCACATCCTGCTCGGACTTTGGCTGTTTCTCTTGCTGAACGTACACACATCACTTGGCCAAGATGCAGTGCCTCCTAGCGAAGACTTGAACCCGAGCACTGGTCGCAGTCAGTCGGCGAATAGTGTGTCATACTTTAAGGCGTCCATTCCAATGAGAATCTACGAGTGTCTGCGGGAGTTCACCATGCTACACTGCACGAAATTGTACGTGCTGCAGAAAATGGAGGAGCGCCACCAGATGCCAAACAGTGGCAATCTCACCCGCGACTTTGTGGATCAGTTCTTCGGGGACGAGACACACATGGGCAGTCTGGTGGGCAAGAAGTACCACAAAATGTCCGAGAAGGAGCTCAACCAGCGGCTGGTTGTTAACTTTCAGCGATTCTTTAAGCATCGCGATCTCAAGATGCACTTCCTGCCCGGAATGCTGGTGAAGATTGTGCCCAGCAAGGACAACAAACTGAAGTTCTCGATCAAGAAGG CACCCAAATCCCGGATGGGTCGTTCTCGAAGACGTGAGACCGAAGAAATGGACCTGAACCTAATGAATATTCCGTCCATTGGTGGGGGTGGTGCCAATAGTGGAAGTGTGGAGACCTACGAACCGGAAGCGGAAGGAGATTCCAAGCAGCAGGGGTTATTGGGGGGCGGAGGAGGCGTGGCCGGTGGCGAGGGAGGCGGCGGAGGCATTCTGGGTAAGCGCAAGAAGAAGAACTCGTACAAGGTGACCATGATGCAGGTGGCGGTGCCAATGCTGATCTTCCCCGTCGTCCTGCTTGGCAGCCTTCTGCCCTTCATCCTGCCCGCCCTTAAGATGGCCACCATACTGTCGCTGGTGATGAACAATGGCGCCTTTATGGCGGCTTTACTGTATGCCGCCCGTACCCAGTTCAACACCCACGAGGAGCAGCACATCAGCTACAGTTAG
- the LOC6606556 gene encoding stearoyl-CoA desaturase 5, which translates to MSPNIIGSTFILAETAIADGNNNKMAATPAASAAPPAAAPSQKLAKKAEAKTPENKPYELEIVWRNVGLFVILHSMALYGLYLVFAESAYWELLPVYATMFLGGLGITAGVHRLWSHKAYKAKLPLRIFLMLCQSLAFQNSIWEWTRDHRVHHKFTDTHADPHNSRRGFFFAHMGWLMCKKHPDVTSKGKQISMEDIEQDPVVMFQKKMYFVVMPICCFALPMIFPYYVMGSSLRVCFFTCSMLRFCLSLHFTWLVNSAAHFYGMKPYDVNVSAMNNKLVSTLTIGEGWHNYHHVFPWDYKAAELGTYSFNWTTAFIDVMAKIGQAYDLKFVSQEMVYKRVLRTGDGSHIAALLDANNNSAIPTSELVAHLDHEKEEHAIWGWDDKDISEEDRKGANVVNKESECKLD; encoded by the exons ATGTCGCCCAACATAATAGGCAGTACCTTTATATTGGCCGAGACGGCCATTGCCgatggcaacaacaacaaaatggccGCCACACCAGCCGCTTCCGCCGCCCCTCCAGCAGCCGCGCCCAGCCAGAAGTTGGCCAAGAAGGCGGAGGCCAAGACGCCCGAGAACAAGCCCTACGAACTGGAGATCGTGTGGCGCAACGTGGGACTCTTCGTCATCCTCCACTCGATGGCCCTGTACGGTCTGTACCTGGTGTTCGCCGAGAGTGCCTACTGGGAACTCTTGCCAG TCTATGCCACCATGTTCCTCGGCGGTCTCGGCATCACGGCCGGAGTGCATCGTCTGTGGTCGCACAAGGCCTACAAGGCTAAGCTGCCACTGCGCATCTTCCTCATGCTGTGCCAGTCCCTGGCCTTCCAGAACAGCATCTGGGAGTGGACCCGTGACCACCGTGTGCACCACAAGTTCACCGACACACACGCCGATCCCCACAACTCCCGACGCGGCTTCTTCTTCGCCCACATGGGCTGGCTGATGTGCAAGAAGCACCCCGATGTGACCAGCAAGGGCAAGCAGATCTCCATGGAGGACATTGAGCAGGATCCCGTCGTTATGTTCCAGAAGAA AATGTACTTTGTGGTGATGCCCATCTGCTGCTTCGCCCTGCCCATGATCTTCCCCTACTACGTGATGGGCAGCTCGCTGCGCGTCTGCTTCTTCACCTGCTCCATGCTGCGCTTCTGCCTGTCGCTGCACTTCACCTGGCTGGTGAACAGCGCCGCCCACTTCTACGGCATGAAGCCCTACGATGTCAACGTGAGCGCCATGAACAACAAGCTGGTGTCCACCCTGACCATCGGCGAGGGATGGCACAACTACCACCACGTCTTCCCCTGGGACTACAAGGCAGCCGAGCTGGGCACCTACAGCTTCAACTGGACGACGGCATTTATCGATGTGATGGCTAAAATCG GACAAGCCTATGACCTGAAGTTTGTGTCGCAGGAGATGGTCTACAAGCGAGTCCTTCGCACTGGCGATGGCTCCCACATTGCCGCCCTGCTGgatgccaacaacaacagtgccATTCCGACCAGCGAGCTGGTGGCCCACCTGGATCACGAGAAGGAGGAGCACGCCATTTGGGGATGGGACGACAAGGATATCAGCGAGGAGGATCGCAAGGGAGCCAATGTGGTGAACAAGGAGTCCGAGTGCAAGCTGGATTAG